The Plectropomus leopardus isolate mb chromosome 2, YSFRI_Pleo_2.0, whole genome shotgun sequence genome has a window encoding:
- the LOC121955674 gene encoding complement C1q-like protein 4, with protein MVLVLLVAIPLLVHTTKGGGSGGGGTHYEMLGSCKMVCDTFTPPQGELTAVSPQPPDFSNRRGKQGFRGSPGLPGPPGPKGPPGEPGKPGPPGPPGPGPGGYGPSFYSPKIAFYAGLRKQHEGSEVLKFDDVVTNVGNYYEPSTGKFTCPLPGIYYFTYHVLMRGGDGTSMWADLKKNGQVRASAIAQDADQNYDYASNSVILHLDVGDEVCVQLDGGKVHGGNTNKYSTFSGFLIYPD; from the exons ATGGTCCTGGTCCTGCTGGTGGCCATTCCCCTATTGGTCCACACCACCAAAGGGGGAGGGTCCGGAGGAGGGGGCACGCATTACGAGATGCTCGGGAGCTGCAAGATGGTGTGTGACACTTTCACCCCCCCACAGGGAGAGCTGACAGCCGTCTCCCCTCAGCCCCCAGACTTCTCAAACCGCAGGGGCAAACAGGGATTCAGAGGGAGCCCTGGACTTCCTGGTCCTCCAGGTCCTAAAGGGCCCCCTGGAGAGCCTGGTAAGCCCGGCCCACCTGGTCCACCTGGGCCTGGACCCGGTGGATATGGCCCATCCTTCTACAGTCCAAAAATTGCATTCTACGCAGGCCTCCGGAAACAACATGAAGGGAGTGAAGTACTGAAGTTCGATGACGTGGTGACCAACGTAGGAAACTACTATGAACCGAGCACCGGCAAGTTCACCTGCCCCCTGCCTGGCATCTACTACTTCACCTACCATGTCCTGATGAGAGGAGGCGATGGGACGAGCATGTGGGCTGATCTGAAGAAGAACGGACAG gTGAGGGCCAGCGCAATTGCTCAAGATGCAGATCAGAACTACGACTATGCCTCCAACAGTGTCATCCTGCACCTGGATGTGGGGGACGAAGTGTGCGTACAGCTTGATGGGGGCAAAGTTCACGGTGGAAACACCAACAAATACAGCACCTTCTCTGGCTTTCTCATCTACCCTGACTGA